The genomic interval TGCCTCTTCTGTATAAGACTTATAACGTGGGCACTGTGCTCTAATTCAGCAAGTATAATAGCTTCCCTTTATGGATGAATTATCAGCCTTAATGTCTAATGCTGCATTGCTGAAATCAGTCTTCATGAATGCAGGTCCAGAATTTTGTCATTTTCGTTTCTATGGTTACATCGGCTCCTTTCACCATCTTTTCTAGAcgtgaaaaagaaaaagctgcAAATAGCTCATCATAAGGGTCTTACCTCGTGGTTCCACACTCAGCTCTTTCTCCtgcaaaaaagagagaaatggtaTTCAGACATGAATTTGAAAGTATGATCTTATGCTCTGTGCTGTAGAGATGTGGACGAGTGGACATAGGACTTTAGTGAGAGTGACCCGGGCtattgagagagagatgaatgagtgagccacagctcagttcttcagacaaaaggagtgCCAATGGTCGCTGTAGAAACCCTGGCAGACCCCCGTGGGGTGCTTAGATGGGCTGCTGTAGAGATAAAGGGGGAGtgagtgtatgcatgtgtgcatGCTGATTTCACTGAGTGATGCATGTGATGGCTCACTAGGCCCTTTGTCCCAAAAATTCACTGATATGAAAGGGCTGGAAAGGATTTTCACAGCAGCACAgaaggaaaccaacacagacacacaaacaagacacaGATATAAAAAcatagacagacacacagacactgggtcTGTCTGTCACATTGGTCCCAGCGGCTAACACTGGCCAACAATTATGCAAATAAGCAAAGGCAGTGTGTTCTTAGAGCTAAGCAGTGTTAAACTGCCACAGCCTTCAGCATCCCCATCTGTAAATATATGAAGCAACACAGCTAATACAGATCTATTATATAATTAGTGGAAAACCATAGAAATTacagttaaataaaacacatttagcaTGGGCTGTAAAGTACCAGAATGCTAAAAGATAATGTCAATTCCTattcacattcagtgatgtaCCCAGGTTTTCCAGAAGGCTTAGTGTGATGTTCTGTCATATTTTTTCGTCCCATATATCGTTCAtcacaatacattttgttgattcCAATGCAACTTAAAAATTATTGTTAATTTGGTAGTCGTTTTGTCCTAAACTTACTTTGGTTTATTAATCTAGGCACTGCTGGAAAAAAATTCCTGATATAATGTTTTAGTTGCCAGGGATCTGTCTTAAGACTGTTCCTCACTGaatagaaattttttttttttggagaaaaCTACATTAAGTGCTACATTAAgaaattcatttaaatgaactATTTATCAACTAAAAACCTGCATCTTTGTTCAGCTATTTTTCCATAcagcatttatatttataccaTATAAACCATCATTGTTCATCAGTGTTGTCATTTAAAGAAAAGTcaactttgaaagaaaatacaatgggaaactaaactaaaagtaaactaaaaatgcacTATTTTGTTTCTTCTGGCTGACAGCTGGAAAGCAAGTGAAAAAATGGTGTCTATTCTGTCGTTTTTTCAGGCACAATAGCTTAGTAAAAATGCCACAAAAACACTTCTTTTATAAAGCACCTGGCCCCCATCGCTGCATAATGTAGACCAAGTTCTTTTTCCAATTCTAAATCTCCATGTACTGCTGTAACCGCTGAAGCTGCTAGAGAGCTACTTGAGAAACCGAGAAAGGCCCTCAAATAATTTTACTTCTGCAAATCTACATATCAAATGGGGTGCTTTGAGTGTGTCATCGCTATGCATTCGCAGAGAAAGGCTTTTGTGTTGCCAGCTGAGGAGGAATAAAATGGCTTCTGAAGCCCCTTGAGCACTCATTCACAATGCTGGTTGAGATTCAGCGGGTTAGGAGAAGGCAGCTTTAAACATCACTGGGTTATTCATTTGACTGGAGTGCATCCAGCCCTGCATGTATTATTCTTCATCACTCATTCAAACTTCCACGAGCACGGTGCTTTGGCCAGGTGGCTGACACCATGGCAGCATTGATAACATCACTGAAGCAGAAGAGATATTTATCCCAGTTTGTTTAAGGTGTCCAGAACCAATTAagtgaataattaaaaacagaGGAAGTACCTGCAGCCGCCATATGTGGCACAGACACTGGAGTATACATGCCTAATTCCTGTGGCCAAAATTAAGCCCAGACAAATTAACCCTGCTTGGTGTGGCCCAGCTGATGTAGCTGCAGTGTGATGGAGTGGTGGGTAGCAGGGGGGCTGTATTTGTGAACATAAAATGTTCAGGGCTGGTCTCAGCTGGGACATCCCACCAGTCGCCCCCATTAGATTAAGACCCGAAGCACCAGCAGCTGCTGAAACACTCAGCTGACTGAATGTAGATCAATGATCCATGAATGAGGTGACAAGAAGTGTTATTATATATAGtcatatgcaaaagtttggccACCTCTGGTCCAATGTTTTGTTGAATTTATAAGTCAAAATAAGATCATATCAACTAGAGAACAGAGATTTGCACCTTTTAATGCATagttcatttttattgtttgaaaTGAACATGTGAAATAATAGATTACATAAAATGTGGTCAATGTTAAATGGCAATCAAAATTTGAATGCTAGTAAGCGCAAGTTGAACTGCTAgtattttcttgtatttttttgGAAGGGAGATAAAACAAATGTGTAGAGTGGTTTAACTGTGTAgaggacattttttttattttattattatatttcagaGTGTTTTATGATTTTTGAATAggaatctcttttttttttcagtagaaACCAATAAATCACAATAAATCACCTCCATATTCCAGCTTCATGGGTGGGTTAAACCAGGGGGGATGGCGGGGTGGGGGTTTAACCCACTCATGAAGCTGGAATATAGAGGTGATTTATTAACCTTGACCGCTGAATCATAAAAATAATCTAATCTACCTACTGAACCCAGCAGTAGCGAAGCTACTATGTAAAGTTGACAGCACTAATATAAAGTTTTATTATATCCAACATGATAATGCTAGATAAATATGAACTGTACACTTACATTTGCAGAAAAAAATGCCTTACAGAACTAAAATAAACCATCAGAACATGCCATTGACCAGGAGGGTTCAATGCTTGCATGCAGGTTGGATTGTAGAAAGCAGGATAAAGTAGGGTCTCTAAAAGCTGGTTCATACCTCCTGCGGATGCAGATGTGGTTTGGCATTGATGCGTACCACACCAGTCTGAGCCTTAAATTGGCCACAGAAAATGTGTTGCAAGAAGTAGAAAAAAGGGgtcgggaaaaaaaaaacgtcagATTGAGGAAAGCAAGTACTGCAAGCGTAAtagacacacactgtgcacaaaatcaaaaagtttaatacatttttttaatgtttctgttgAAGCTTATGTGTCATTTCTATCATATAGAACTTCATTCATTTCTCTCATTTTGTATCATGCTGTAGATGTGTACAATAATTTAACGTGCACTAAAATAAGAACTTCAGGTGGTGGTATGAAAAGCACAATCACAGGAATGGTCCTAAAATGTGTACAAAAAGAGAAGTAGGAGTATGAGGATGAAACAGGAGAAGTCCATTAAAATTATGTGGTCACCAGGGACAAAGGCATAAGTGGTATGAACACTGAGCATTGCGAATGGTCCAGTGCTACGTTGTGCGCACTTTGCCAAGCCCACCTCCGCAGCAGGTATGAACCAGCCTTAATGCAAACAAACATAATAAGACACTACATCTACAAGGCTCTAGCGAGACCtgtcaataaaaaaatagaCAAGCTGTACGTAGGTCGTGTTTTgctaaagaaagaaagagcttTGTGCTCCTAATCAACTTTTCTGAATGAAGGTTTGAGGAAAGTTTGCCATGACAACACATGCCTCTAAACAGTGTTCTTCATTAATCACTGGCTCTTTCATATTGCCTTTAATATGACCATCACAAACCCTGTATACCACTGTAGCCAAAGTCGTAATGAGAGAGACCTTCACGAAAAAGCCTGACACTTTTAACATTTACTGCCAGCACAGGGCTCGTTACACAACTACTCACCTTCCCCCAGCGTCTGCTTCAGCAGGTCGTGCTTGGCCTGCAGTTTAACAATGAGGTTGCTGCCGTTCAGGTACTCTTTGAATTTCTGTGGACACAGATGAAGGCGTCAGGGAACTAATGATTTTAATGAGCTCTGACAAGAACAGGAGAGAGTTGTCGGTTACGGCAGATGAAGAACAGATTTCGTTGTGTTTTGCACGGCACTAATTCAATCTGTTCCGAAAGGAGAGTTTAATTTCCGTTTCATCGGTAAGGCATGGGGCCCTGTCGTGAGCATTTTATGATTTCAAGTGTGATAAGGCATGCTGGGTATACTTTAATTTCAACACTGCTGCACAGGACACAGTGTACTGTGATTAGATAAGAAAACTGATCTCACATTTCAAATAACAGAATAGCCACAAACAAGCAAAATCAAATATGTGGCAGCACTGCAGCAATACTCACATAAAATTGATGGAAAGTAAGGTTTTCAGTTATCACCTACATTTCAACACTTTTATTAAAACTATCACTATCAGAATCACATTTCTAATGCACACCTGCGAAACATTAAGCTGTAggcacacataaaaaaaaaattgtgattttCAAACTGAAATCTATTTCCAAATGAGTTTGCTGTTGTACAAATACTTCAAATTGTATGTTTATCTAATTCAGCACCTAAACACGATGAAGTGATGAGCAAAAACTGCAACTGGGGCTCAGAGACTAAACGAAGTGCTGATTAGTAGTTCTGTTTAGTAGCTGGCACCTGAGATGTACTTGGATTACTTGATCTGAATCTCCGTTGACCAATGAATCAAGTTACTACTCATGGGACATGAGTCCAAACGGTCTTTCAGATGTTTAGTAGAGAATTTCAGTTTAGATTAAGTGTTCATCCTGACCCTTTACGTTTTGCTGGGGTCATTGGTTGCAGTTTTTATCTCAACTGTGCAGAGGTCTGTGGTGGTAAAATATACAGTGACCAGGTGCTGTGACATTATTGTGCAGAGCCACATACAAGTTACATTTACTATAATAGTGTATACATTGCTTAGGTCAACAAGTCGTTGACCTAAGAGCTCAAGTAGCATCATCAAAGGCGATATATAGAGTGAATCATAGGACAATCACAGGACAATGCCTAGAATGTGCAGTTTTGACCAAAAAGACAGCATTTCATGTGGGCCTTAGGCACTCCAGCATTAGCAGTGACACGCCTGCAGATTCAGGTAATTGTACAACTTTGAGAGAACGCATTCTACACTCACAGTGAAGTAGAAGACCTCTGTCTCTTGTTGGTTGGCCCGTCTCTTGGCGATATTCAGCTTGCTCATGTAGCCCTCAGAGGCCACAGATTTAATAGACTCTGTAGATCTGCTGTGCTGAAAAGCATCGGACACGTCAAAATCTTCCACGGTCAGCATGTCCTGCAGCGTCTGCATGGTGGCGTCCAAGGTCTTACGCACCTGACCAACAAAGAGCAGGACACTTCTTCAGTTCACAAAGGAATTCTATGTTTCTTTCAATAGGCAGCCTATACCACAAAACTGCTTTTAATCCAACAAGGCTGGATATTGAAAGTTTTACTTAgactatttaaaaataacctATGCATTCAAAACAATAATGATAACTAAAATATTCGTGACCTGGATGAACATTTTTGGCTTTAATAATCTGCATAACATTTAATGTAAAAGTTCTTTAAGTTTTAAGATTCTTTACATTCCTCAAAATCACACAGCTCATTTACAAAGAAAGAGTAGAGAATAAAACTAGTGGCTCTACTGTTTTAAAGAACCATATAATCCTTAATATTAAAGggtattgtattttattacttCATTATTATTCCTaatttattactgaataacAACTATAATTCGatattttgctttaaaactaCTGTTAATTATGCACTTATGAGAGTTGGAAACAGCAGCACAGCATAAgcactttttttgtttaaattatcaAATTGTTGCTTATCAACGAGAGTCTTTGAATGTTATTACAAATAATCCTTTCAGCACCATGCACCAGAAAAACAAGCAACAGACTAAAAGCAGACTGGTGCAGGGTGAGGGATACATCTATCAAAGGTAAATCAAAACTCACTTCATCTGACCTTTGGGTGAACGCTCCTACAATTCAACATCCCCTGGACCCCAAGCTGATTCCTTGAGGGCGGGATTTTGAACAACCACAGGGTTATACATTTGTCATTTGAGCTGCTGAATATCAGGCCTGTCTGCCTGTCATAGAGACAATACGTATAACTGCCCCGGGACCCTATTGAGGGGCCCTCAGATTAATGTGCCATATTCTCTCCATGGCACAAATCGTCCATTACAGCCTGGTTATGAGACACAGAGTGATAAGGGCTAGATGGAGCCATCAATACGCACAGGCGGGAGCTATTATGGAGTCCATTAGCACCTGTGTACACTTAGTGGGAAATCTCAACATGCAGCCTTCAGCTCTCTATCAACAAAAAAAGTACCTCTGCAGATTTagtacatagtgctgtttcacctcaacacaaaaaaaatctctatTAGCTGAAAGCTAAAAATACACCCTCTTCCCAGGGAAGGTGGACTGAATATTGAAAAATTAAATGAGTGCAGTTGCTATTCAGACACATTCTCTAGAGTGCTTTAGAAACTGCAGCTAGAAACTTGCCTCAGTAAAGTTAAGGGGCCTCTGAAGAGCAGAAAAGCTGCAGAGACAGAAGTATTGTGACTCACACACTGGTGAAGATCAAGGACCTTCACAAAGTctaatttgaagtcacagtcaGGATGTTTTTTGGAAGAGATACATATTCAGGCCATTAAATTGGCTGGTGGCATGAGGATTTTCATGATATTGTACAAACGTACAGACTATACTGACTATATATGTCATTAAGTTTTAGACACCATCCAGACAggagttttaaaataaagttgCCCTTTGGGGGCTTGTTTTGAAAGTAGGATCTGAGCAGCATCAACTTGAAAAACAATGAAATGTCACTTTCACATTCAGCTTGATATTTGTTTTTGCACTTAGACCCGAACCCCAAGCAACTTCCATGGAGTCTTATTTTTCAAGGAAATCAAGTATTACTGGTTGACTGATACATTTATACAATATACTATAGAGTACATTAAGTACATTCAGAACACTCttcatatttcttttatttttatttttttaatccacGTGCATAGTCAAAAGCCAAAGTAGGAGATATGCAAACtcgattaaaaatatataaattaaaagacacagaaaaaaTGTGGTACTTGGACACTTGGAACAATCAGTTAAACCATAATTAAAGCTTCCTGAGATACAAGGCAAAATTAAGCAGTACTCTTGCTTTAGATCTTTAAAAATTCAATATATCATTCGACTATGAGGAGACTAACCTGGTGATATCTGATCAAAACCTGGAAGTACTTCTAAGACTGGACTTTGCAGTTGACTTCAAAGAATTGAAAGCATTTCAGCCAGAAATCAtgtaattaaagcaaaacactaaacactgaaTTATATTATGTTTAGCTCTTCAGGCTtctgttgattttatttttgtgaaacttttttattctgtaataCAAGGTGAGACTCACCTCTTCATTCTCAATCTTCAGTGTGGCTAATCGAGACTGCAGCTGATGGTAGCGCATCAGGAGCTCTGTCTGAACTGGCTGCTGAGCACTGACCTGACACAcctgaaaaataaatcaaatatatcATATATTAGTCTCCTGACCTTCACCGTTCAGAAATGGCCTTTAGTGCACACTAATTTCAATTCAGATTACACCACTTCAGTAATGTACACAACATATTTTATTCCTGTACTTGCccacaatattttaaatattttatttaaaataatgtttatttattagatTTTCACTGCATTGTTGTCCTGTATAGAATTAGCACAGAATTTGGCAGTATAACAGCCTGTTTGTATGAGTATAGAAATCTTGGGCAAAATTCCATTCAATCAAATGTCAAAGTGCTGAGTAATGTACATGAGCCCACCTCGTCTCCCATGTGAGGCAGGTATTCAAAACGCATGGGTGGGCAAAAGACCTGGTTGTACATGTCCATGATCTTATGTTTGTCACTGCGGGAGTCCAGGTTATCCACTGCGTTCTCAATGAGATCCAAACCCTCATGTCGAGATGTCTCCAGGTTATACTCTGCTGAGAGATATGTCCTAAATGTGCGGGCTAAGCTAGCATGGTAGCCAAGGTCACAACACTGAAAGAGAACAGAATAGAGCAGGGTGTTTAGACACAGTCTGCAAAGCATTTGAGTGTGAAATAACTCCTCTCTGCTAACTATGAAAACAGGTTATTAAATTCATCTTCAGAGGATAATTTGTTTTGATGCAAGATCCATttgaaataaatgcttgaaagaATACGGTGCATTTAATTACAGCATATAATATGTATTGTTTTACAGAAAGTAAAGCAATGCATACAGGAAAATCAGTGCGATCAGAGATGTTGGAcgatcagttctggatcactaAAGCCAAATCCCAGCTCATTCCACATATACTGGAAAAAGCTCCATCACAACATGGATGCCCAGTGTTTCAGGTCTTTTCTATTGAGTGTGGTGACCTTAGACATATATGTACAGGACATCAAGCAAGTCGCACAAGTAGAATATGATCTGAACCTACTGCAAACTATGTCCCCTAACACACAAATTTAGAAGTACAAGCACAGCGGGACGTCAGGCCTAATTAATCTGTGTTAAAAAAATTGCATAAACTAACCTCATTTAGCAGCGCACGGCATGGGTTTAAAATATGCTGCAGGGAACTGAAAATTTCTGTGAATCATTATATGGTCATTTAATGAAGAGGAGTCAGTTAGCTCTCCATTGAGCCTTAAACTCATCCATTAGGATCAAGGAGGTGTCTGGAAAAGCTAGTACCGTGTCTCATTTGAATAACCTAATTAGAAAATACTTCTAAGCTCTCCTATTGTGCACTTACATGCTTTAATCCAAAGcaacttaaaaaacaaacaaacaaataaacaaacaaaaaatatgcaAATGGAGGCAAAGCAATAATAAGTACAAAGTCTGTAAGGATTCACAAACTTAAGGTCTTTTCCCAGTACCATCAAGTGCATGAGTAACTGACAACTAAAGTAAAGTTTAAAGTACAGATcgtgtttaaaatatttgcagAAGCCCACCCCTCCCCATCCTGCTGCTGTAAAAACATACCAAACAAACAACAGTGTACATTGACATATGTCAATATCCACTAACATAAATAACATGGGCTGACGTCACACTGACAATAAAGATTTTCTGGTAATTAACTTAAAATGCTGGAAAACAATGTTCAGCTTGTGTGAGTCCAAAcaacagaaatgtttttttgtagGTTGTCCTGGGTCACAAAGGCATTATATCTGCCATATACCTTAACAAATTCAAAGGCCACTGTTTTAATCTTACAATCTAGGAATACTTTCACAGCTTGTCTGCAATAGCATGATAGAGATGATAATCATACAGCCAAAACTCACCTTCACAGAGATGACAAAGCTTTTATTTTCTCCTCTAAAATTTGTACCAAATGGAACCTTACATAAATTTGTCTTtgggaaaaaaagacagaacCAGACTTCCAGAAAGGAAACTCACAGTTTATTTAGTTGGATGTACTTTGAACTGTTCTTTCCAAACAGTTTCTAGCAAACTGTCAGGTAGTGGATACCTTGAATAAAGATTGAAAAAAGAAAGTAGTATTGAAAAAAGCACTTGTGTACGGTGATGTGAAAAGTGATCTGCTCTCAGAATGTCTGCTGTCAGTCTGAGAAGTACAGCTTGACCATTTCATCCACTTCGTGACTTCTTGAAACACAGAGGTCATATTAATGCAATACATCAAAGGCAGTATATTAACCACACAACAAAAGCCCTAAAAATCTTTATTAAACATACATCAATTAGAATACAATCCATTCCTGCTCCTTCTCATTGTTCCTCAATTAATTTCAGGCAACACAGACTAAAAGGCAGACCACAGAAACAAGAGAAAGCCAATCACAATAGAGTGGATAAAATAGCAGCTTACAAGCAGCCAATCACAGGGCTCCACAATGAAAGCCAAGTTAAACAGAGTGACTGTCACACTTCAGTGTGTATGAATGGTGCTTAAAAGAGCAGGACCAAGACAGAGTCAGAGAAGGCCTCCACATCATTTCCCCAAGAAGGCAGAATTATAAACCAAACTCAGTTCTGTTGATGTGCATGAGATGTGCACCCAATAAACAGCTCGGAGTGTGTGGGCTGCTGCAAAAACTCTTTGACTCTTggctttgtttatacacatcaGAACCGTAAAGCTGTCCTGGCTCTTTTATCATCATGTCTGAGGGAAGGCGCAAGGGGCTATATCACCTTGCACTGTACTTGGAAGAGTTTACTGCTCAATAAGAAAACAGCAAAATCCTGGAATCAAGAACATCTGCACGATTAGTCGACAAAGTCAATCAGTCATCAGCAATGTTGAATACAGATGAAGGTCAGAGCTGCTTACTTTCACTACAGTACACACTAACCTTCCTCCAGGAGCTCTGCTTTCCTGCAGAATTGACTTCCAGTTACCAGCGTGGAAACACCTTACTTCTCTGAACAAGAACAGGTGCCTAAAACTAGACTGCACATGATCTCCAAGGCCACTGGTCTAGGATGAtccagaaggtcattctgacaAGGTACACTAAAGGAAGTAAAGGGTGGCATGACTTTTGTCTTTTCATTACAGCATAAACCCGAGAATAAATTGCTCGGTTATTTATTACTGTGTCTGacatggctccctattcaccaATCCCTATATTACTCACTGTACACttcactattatagggaactgaattctggagagcagtaaatgattttggacactacCGAATGCAGGTTTTACCAAACagtgcagtggattatgggtatctGCTTTCTGATAGTGTACCTAAGTCGGATACTACTTTttacagtgcattgtgggattgtttgagggCACTGGAAATCGTCCACCATGTTTTCTGACACTACGACAATATGGCAGAATACCAAAACAGCACACTATATAGTGAACAGGGCACAATTTTATACAACTCTTcattaagaaaaaacaacactaaGCAGGATGGGGAAATATTACCTCTAGATCAGTTTGCTTCAAACCAGTTATTCATGCACTTAATGTCTTGTGCACGAGGTGAAACAGCTCTTCCATCCATGGTAGGAGATACCTTTCTGTTGATGTGACTTGTCGGCCAATGAGGAGTTATTTGGGGTCAGTCCTACAGAGGACCCATTCCACCTCTGGTATTGCTGCCCAGCTTCAATGCCCCATATCATTTTCAGTGTGCTTGTCATGTATAGACTACAGTACTGGGGCTGCCTCGGTTTAGTTACCTCGGTGGTGCTATGTATGGGTAAGGTCTGtagaccacaaaaaaaaaatagtcatATTTgctaaaatttaaaaacatactaCTTGGAGTAACAGGCAACAGCTTAATCTAAAGGTATGTGAAACACTAGTTCTGGAATGCAATCACACCGCAGAATTCAGcttatacctctttttaaacacacttcAACTATCcagataattacacacacttatCTGTTCAATTCAGAATGTCAAAATAAGACCATCACCAATCTCTGCAGGAACGTGGCACTCTGGGATCCATGATGGATTAAATTTCTTTAGAAATAGTAGGACTCAAGCCAGTGACTTAGCCCATGCCAAATCTATGCCAAACAAACCCTACTTCCTGGAGTGGAGTTCTCAGCTACTGTAGCCAGCCGTTTGGCAACAAGGAGCTTACATGTCTCTAAGAATAAGTCAGAAATACCAAGCAACCTGAAGGCCTGAGAAAACCTACAGCAAGCCACAGGGGCCACATGAATTTCTATGTGCACAGAGGTGGGCTCTGTGGCATTCCACTGGCTCAGCCTGGGTGTATTAGCGGTCTAAATAAATCCACATGCAGACCCTCAGACTGAGATCTTGCGATGAACCCCCCTCAACGCACCCTCACagacattcttttttttctttttactttcatGCTGTCATGAATGAAACATGAAGATAGCTTTATTGAGGTGGAGCCATGTAACCTTGTGTAGCCATCATTGCATATAAAAGGACAAAGTACATTTGCTTATTACACAACACCAAGGTACAGTTTGATCAAAACATACTATGGAGCACCTCATGTCCTGCATTGTGTATTTACAAGCCTTTATGTCCCATATTCCCCGCCATCTTCTTTGCCTTTAGCAGCAAGCAATCAAGAGGAAGTCTTGCCCTGAATATGCCACCCTGAGCCATGTTTCAATAGGAGTACATAtgagtgtttgttttcttctgcTGCCTCAGGAGATCAGTGTGTTGAGCAGTGACAGACAGCAATGCGAGGCCACACTACATCTTTCAGCACAAATCCCTGAGGTTGGAGTCATCTGCTCAAACACACTAATGCTGACACGACGCTCACAACACACAGCAAAGACATAAACGGTCAGCACAGGAAATCCCTCACTGTTATCACccagttttgaaaaaaaaaaaagaggaagcaTTTATGACAGGATGACAATTGTGCCAAACGTAACAGTAATTCCAGAGCCCAGATTTCATGTAATATACATCAAACAGAAATGAGGCTAGTTGCCAGGATACTGGTTATAAATTCGAAATAAATATGTGTGGGTTGCAACATTGCTGCTGCGTGCTTTGAGCTACTTTCTGTACACCCAGAATGCATCAAACAATGGAACTGTAATTACAGGATTCAAGAATAACAGTAAGGGTGGCTGCCTGAATGGCAACAATACCAAAGAATCTACAATGTACAAGCAGCAGAAAACTAAATGAAGACACTGTAAGACATTAGCAGGAAATAACTGAATCAGATCAGCCTGAGAGACCCTGTACCCACAATGCAATGGACGACAGATGGAGCAGAGTCCTCCACAGTTCAACTGTGTGAACCAACACTTACAAATCCCagctaaaacacacaaacaaacatatgcCTCATGAGGCATACTTACATCAATCATATCCGAGACGTCGTGAATGTAGTATTTTGCCACCACAGCGTTGGTGGCTGCCAGGTTCAATAAATAGTCATTCCGAGCTTTTGTgcatttcagcttgttttccGAATACTTGGCTTGTCTCTGGGGGAAGAAAAGAGAACATGAACATAGAACATTACTTGTAAAATGGcattataaaacagaaaatctGCTTAAGAATTCCCCACTCCTCAATTTTAGGTAAGCGTGACATCTTTGTACATAGgagaaaacagtgaaaaaattaaccacttttgatttatttaatttcccattgaaa from Hoplias malabaricus isolate fHopMal1 chromosome 3, fHopMal1.hap1, whole genome shotgun sequence carries:
- the srgap3 gene encoding SLIT-ROBO Rho GTPase-activating protein 3 isoform X3; its protein translation is MSSQTKYKKDKEIIGEYETQVKEIRNQLVEQFKCLEQQSESRIQLLQDLQEFFRRKAEIQLEYSRSLEKLAERFSSKIRSSREHQQFKKDQHLLSSVNCWYLVLNQTRRESRDHATLNDIYINNVIVRLAQISEDVIRLFKKSKEIGIQMHEELVKVTNELYTVMKTYHMYHTESISAESKLKDAEKQEEKQFSKSGDLNVNLLRHEERAQRRSSVRKIEKMKEKRQAKYSENKLKCTKARNDYLLNLAATNAVVAKYYIHDVSDMIDCCDLGYHASLARTFRTYLSAEYNLETSRHEGLDLIENAVDNLDSRSDKHKIMDMYNQVFCPPMRFEYLPHMGDEVCQVSAQQPVQTELLMRYHQLQSRLATLKIENEEVRKTLDATMQTLQDMLTVEDFDVSDAFQHSRSTESIKSVASEGYMSKLNIAKRRANQQETEVFYFTKFKEYLNGSNLIVKLQAKHDLLKQTLGEGPFL